From Solwaraspora sp. WMMD1047, the proteins below share one genomic window:
- a CDS encoding peptidoglycan-binding protein: MTNWTTSPAGSTGRRATTSLAGTAAILVLLVGIPYALYRLAGNPLPESLPDWSTVVAALTSRDDGSVFLTGITLAGWLGWASFAVPLLVEIPFQLLRRRPPRLFGLAWQQRRAAVLVAAALAIIASPAAANASAAAAAVAAPAIGQPVIHGPATGFAATTFRAAGPQTGPVYAIEHDDWLFHVAERYLGDGDRYREIARINPELRRADPRFPDHIQKGQRVRLPADAHDRGPRAHATGDVLPGTGAERRSPNERPRPSPRPTTSPSADPAPTPSPSAVADPDPTASVDQEPAPADDDELVNQLLPVAAVFATAGMLTALLLVRLAQRRQRQRQFRRPNRRIIQPADPKTEVRARAAARPTDINRLDVALRGLAAGLRDREGTLPDIAAAWMAEDELHLVLASPDHRPPAPYRVGDGGRSWNLDAKAELPEADDLLAPVPALATIASRPGGEHLLVDLERTGVLSVGGSPERSADLLRYLAAELATAQWSDDVEILLAGFDPADAENLAALSEDRVRIASSVTDAISRVRRRATGNATALADRELVDAFEGRVRDVGADAWMPLVLLIADPQADGDSTDEVTALEGQLRITGRCGVAAVVATPTPAEWHIEVAADGTLGVDWLSITSATGVRLPSDQLAQLAAAMRTARAAATGEEPADEPVPPAPEPERWAAGTDAHGHLLDPAHSTEPEPADSGRAQTNSTDARDDDAEQERRPVVPDPTQRVPALPEDPELDADLAAWRTGDPDRPRIAILGPVLVEAPGEPPEERRRFYSEIIVYLAQRGRTGATGEQIDDALWPGTMVNARSRRVAISKARRWLGETPDGAQWLPPNSGVDRRYRLTPGYLLDWQLFRRLRARGERCGPAGADDLRQALDLVRGEPLAGAELPYSSGYRNPYTWLPDSTIQPHNLASAVVDTAHQLAEHCLAQGDTAGARWAVERAWQADPARVDDHPWIDAMRAAHADGRTAELRTLLDDLVRIREVEVPEELAVGTYAAIHRLVGDLLRTG; encoded by the coding sequence ATGACGAACTGGACGACCAGCCCGGCCGGCTCCACCGGCCGTCGTGCCACCACCAGCCTCGCCGGCACCGCCGCCATCCTCGTGCTACTGGTCGGCATCCCGTACGCGCTCTACCGCCTTGCCGGCAACCCGCTGCCCGAAAGCCTGCCCGACTGGTCGACCGTGGTGGCGGCGCTGACCAGCCGCGACGACGGCAGCGTCTTCCTGACCGGAATCACCCTGGCCGGCTGGCTCGGCTGGGCCTCGTTCGCCGTACCCCTGCTGGTGGAGATCCCGTTCCAGCTGCTGCGGCGCCGCCCGCCCCGGTTGTTCGGCCTGGCCTGGCAGCAACGCCGGGCCGCAGTCCTCGTCGCCGCCGCGCTGGCGATCATCGCTTCCCCTGCCGCCGCGAACGCGAGTGCGGCCGCGGCAGCGGTGGCCGCTCCGGCGATCGGCCAGCCCGTCATCCACGGCCCGGCCACCGGGTTCGCCGCTACGACCTTCCGGGCCGCCGGACCGCAGACCGGACCGGTGTACGCGATCGAGCACGACGACTGGCTCTTCCACGTCGCCGAGCGCTACCTCGGCGACGGCGACCGCTACCGGGAGATCGCCCGGATCAACCCCGAGCTGCGCCGCGCCGATCCCCGCTTCCCCGACCACATCCAGAAGGGACAACGGGTACGCCTTCCCGCCGACGCCCACGACCGGGGCCCCCGCGCCCACGCCACCGGAGACGTGCTTCCCGGGACCGGAGCCGAGCGGCGTAGCCCGAACGAACGACCGCGCCCGTCCCCCCGCCCGACCACATCACCGTCGGCGGACCCGGCGCCAACTCCGAGCCCCAGCGCGGTGGCCGATCCCGACCCGACCGCTTCCGTTGACCAGGAACCCGCCCCAGCCGATGACGACGAGCTCGTCAACCAGTTGCTTCCGGTGGCGGCCGTCTTCGCCACCGCCGGGATGTTGACCGCGCTGCTGCTGGTCCGGTTGGCGCAGCGGCGGCAACGGCAGCGGCAGTTCCGCCGCCCGAACCGCCGCATCATCCAGCCAGCCGACCCGAAGACCGAGGTACGTGCCCGGGCCGCCGCCAGGCCGACCGACATCAACCGGCTCGACGTCGCGCTGCGCGGTCTCGCCGCCGGCTTGCGGGATCGGGAGGGCACACTGCCCGACATCGCCGCCGCCTGGATGGCCGAAGACGAGCTTCACCTGGTCCTCGCCTCCCCGGACCATCGCCCACCGGCCCCGTACCGGGTCGGCGATGGCGGCCGGAGCTGGAACCTGGACGCCAAGGCGGAGTTGCCCGAGGCCGACGACCTGCTCGCACCGGTGCCCGCCCTCGCCACCATCGCCTCCCGGCCGGGTGGCGAGCACCTCCTCGTCGACCTGGAGCGCACCGGCGTCCTGAGCGTCGGTGGTTCTCCGGAACGATCCGCCGACCTGCTGCGCTACCTTGCCGCGGAGCTGGCCACCGCGCAGTGGAGCGACGACGTTGAGATCCTGCTCGCCGGCTTCGACCCCGCCGACGCGGAGAACCTCGCCGCACTCAGCGAGGACCGGGTCCGGATCGCCTCGTCCGTGACCGACGCCATCAGCCGGGTCCGCCGGCGCGCAACGGGCAACGCCACCGCGCTCGCCGACCGCGAACTCGTCGACGCCTTCGAAGGCCGAGTCCGCGACGTCGGCGCGGACGCCTGGATGCCGCTGGTCCTACTCATCGCCGACCCCCAAGCCGACGGCGACTCCACCGACGAGGTGACGGCCCTTGAGGGCCAGCTCCGGATCACCGGCAGGTGCGGAGTGGCGGCGGTGGTGGCGACGCCAACGCCGGCCGAGTGGCACATCGAGGTAGCCGCAGACGGCACCCTCGGAGTCGACTGGCTCAGCATCACCAGCGCCACCGGCGTACGCCTGCCTTCGGACCAGCTCGCCCAGCTCGCCGCCGCGATGCGTACCGCCCGGGCCGCCGCCACCGGCGAGGAGCCGGCCGACGAGCCCGTACCGCCGGCGCCGGAACCCGAACGATGGGCGGCCGGCACCGACGCCCACGGCCACCTGCTCGATCCCGCCCATTCCACCGAACCGGAACCGGCGGACAGCGGCCGGGCGCAGACCAACTCGACCGACGCGCGCGACGACGACGCGGAACAGGAGAGGAGGCCGGTGGTGCCCGACCCCACGCAGCGCGTACCGGCACTGCCCGAGGACCCGGAGCTCGACGCGGACCTGGCGGCCTGGCGGACGGGCGACCCCGACCGGCCGCGCATCGCCATCCTCGGCCCTGTGCTGGTCGAAGCGCCCGGCGAGCCACCGGAGGAGCGCCGCCGCTTCTACTCCGAGATCATCGTCTACCTGGCCCAGCGGGGCCGCACCGGCGCGACCGGTGAGCAGATTGACGACGCGTTGTGGCCCGGGACGATGGTCAACGCCCGCAGCCGGCGGGTCGCCATCAGCAAGGCCCGACGCTGGCTCGGCGAGACCCCCGACGGCGCCCAGTGGCTCCCACCGAACTCCGGCGTGGACCGCCGTTACCGGTTGACGCCGGGATACCTGCTCGACTGGCAGCTGTTCCGCAGGCTGCGGGCCCGTGGCGAGCGGTGTGGTCCGGCCGGCGCCGACGATCTGCGGCAAGCCCTTGATCTGGTACGCGGAGAGCCGCTCGCGGGGGCGGAGCTGCCGTACTCGTCGGGGTACCGTAATCCCTACACCTGGCTGCCGGACAGCACGATTCAGCCGCACAACCTCGCCTCGGCGGTGGTCGACACCGCCCACCAGCTGGCGGAACACTGTCTGGCCCAGGGGGACACCGCGGGGGCGCGGTGGGCGGTTGAACGAGCGTGGCAGGCCGACCCGGCGCGAGTGGATGACCATCCGTGGATCGACGCGATGCGCGCCGCCCACGCCGATGGCCGCACCGCCGAACTGCGCACCCTGCTCGACGACCTGGTCAGGATTCGGGAGGTGGAGGTTCCCGAGGAGCTGGCGGTTGGCACGTACGCGGCGATCCACCGCCTGGTCGGTGACCTGCTGCGGACCGGATGA